In one window of Verrucomicrobiia bacterium DNA:
- the aat gene encoding leucyl/phenylalanyl-tRNA--protein transferase — protein sequence MRSALVQLDERLWFPDPRRALRGTLDGLVAIGGDFSIPRLLLAYRSGIFPWTADPITWWSPDPRAIFELHQFYVPRSLAKIIRQGRFTITLNQAFRQVIEGCARPHEPGRWITEEFIEAYTRLHEAGHAHSLECWFNGELAGGIYGVAIGGFFAGESMFHRVPNASKVALYHLVERLRQRQFMLFDIQMVTPITARLGAIEISRDEYLRRLKRAIALPCSFV from the coding sequence ATGCGTTCGGCTCTGGTTCAACTGGACGAGCGCCTGTGGTTTCCCGACCCCCGGCGGGCCTTGCGCGGCACGCTGGACGGTTTGGTGGCCATTGGCGGCGATTTTTCCATCCCCCGCTTGCTCCTGGCCTATCGCAGCGGCATTTTCCCCTGGACTGCTGACCCCATCACCTGGTGGTCCCCGGATCCGCGCGCCATCTTTGAACTGCACCAGTTTTACGTGCCGCGCAGTCTGGCTAAAATCATTCGTCAGGGCCGCTTCACCATCACCCTCAATCAGGCTTTTCGCCAGGTCATCGAAGGCTGTGCCCGCCCCCACGAACCGGGGCGATGGATTACGGAAGAATTTATCGAGGCCTACACGCGCCTGCACGAGGCGGGCCATGCGCACAGCCTGGAATGTTGGTTCAACGGCGAGCTGGCCGGGGGCATCTACGGTGTGGCGATCGGCGGATTTTTCGCCGGGGAATCCATGTTTCATCGGGTGCCCAACGCCTCCAAGGTGGCGCTCTATCATCTAGTGGAACGATTACGGCAACGGCAATTCATGCTGTTTGACATTCAAATGGTGACCCCCATCACCGCCCGCCTGGGAGCAATCGAAATCAGCCGCGACGAATACCTCCGGCGCCTGAAACGCGCCATCGCGCTCCCCTGCTCCTTCGTATGA
- the lysS gene encoding lysine--tRNA ligase, with protein MEETNALIEQRKAKLAALRARGINPFANKFTPSETIGEARTRYAEGRPVALAGRITAHRDMGKSMFVDIKDTTGRLQVYAQKNVLGEEGFDIFKHLDLGDFIGVKGTLFTTRTGEMTVKLESFTILAKALRPPPAKWHGLADTEIRYRQRYLDLMASDEVREVFLKRSAIVREIREFLHSRGFVEVETPMMQSIPGGAAAQPFVTYHNALGCNFYLRIALELYLKRLLVGGMDRVFELGRNFRNEGLSRRHNPEFTMLEAYQAYGDYESMMELTQSMICHVAQKVLGTLVIEHKNADGQVIRTIDLTPPWRRVKYKDLICEKAGVDWFTLTPAERRTRAQALGAEITPEYEDFEVTGAVFEKLIEPTLIQPTFVTHLLKELVPLAKLSTEEPDCVEVFELCINGQEIAPAYTEQNDPLEQRERLEHQAGGEKQKLDEDFLVALEHGMPPAGGMGMGIDRLCMMLLGQESIRDVILFPQLRPKND; from the coding sequence ATGGAAGAGACCAATGCTTTGATCGAACAGCGGAAGGCCAAACTGGCGGCGCTGCGGGCCAGGGGCATCAACCCCTTTGCGAACAAGTTCACGCCTTCGGAAACCATCGGCGAGGCGCGCACCCGCTATGCCGAGGGCCGGCCGGTGGCCCTGGCCGGCCGCATTACGGCCCACCGGGACATGGGCAAGTCCATGTTCGTGGACATCAAGGACACCACCGGCCGCCTACAGGTGTACGCCCAGAAAAATGTGCTGGGCGAGGAGGGCTTCGACATTTTCAAACATCTGGACCTCGGCGATTTCATCGGCGTTAAAGGGACCCTCTTCACCACCCGCACAGGCGAAATGACCGTTAAACTGGAATCGTTCACCATTCTGGCCAAGGCCCTTCGCCCCCCGCCGGCCAAGTGGCATGGGCTGGCCGATACAGAAATTCGCTACCGCCAACGCTACCTGGATTTGATGGCCAGTGATGAGGTGCGCGAAGTCTTTCTCAAGCGCAGCGCCATCGTGCGCGAAATTCGCGAATTCTTGCACAGCCGCGGCTTTGTGGAGGTGGAAACACCCATGATGCAGAGCATCCCGGGCGGGGCGGCAGCCCAACCTTTTGTAACCTACCACAACGCGCTGGGCTGCAATTTCTACCTGCGCATTGCCCTCGAATTATATCTCAAGCGGCTGTTGGTGGGAGGTATGGACCGGGTGTTTGAACTGGGCCGCAATTTTCGCAACGAGGGCCTGTCCCGCCGCCACAATCCGGAGTTCACCATGCTCGAGGCCTATCAGGCGTATGGCGATTATGAAAGCATGATGGAACTGACCCAGTCCATGATTTGCCACGTCGCCCAAAAGGTGCTCGGCACGCTGGTGATTGAGCACAAAAACGCCGACGGGCAGGTCATCCGCACCATAGACCTGACCCCCCCGTGGCGCCGGGTCAAATATAAGGACTTGATTTGTGAAAAAGCCGGTGTGGACTGGTTCACTCTTACGCCGGCAGAACGGCGGACGCGCGCCCAGGCCCTGGGCGCCGAAATCACTCCCGAATACGAGGACTTTGAAGTCACCGGAGCAGTATTTGAAAAATTGATCGAGCCAACCCTCATCCAGCCAACCTTTGTCACCCACCTCCTCAAAGAGCTGGTGCCGCTGGCCAAGTTGTCTACCGAAGAACCGGACTGCGTAGAGGTTTTTGAATTATGCATCAACGGTCAGGAAATTGCTCCGGCATATACTGAGCAAAATGACCCCCTTGAACAACGCGAGCGGCTGGAACACCAGGCCGGCGGGGAAAAACAGAAGCTGGATGAGGACTTTCTGGTGGCGCTGGAGCATGGCATGCCGCCCGCCGGCGGCATGGGCATGGGCATTGATCGCCTCTGCATGATGCTGCTGGGCCAGGAAAGCATTCGCGATGTCATCCTTTTCCCGCAGCTCAGGCCGAAAAATGATTGA
- a CDS encoding HAD family hydrolase, with amino-acid sequence MSDPVQALKDLKPTKAYFIGIDSDGCVFDTMEVKHKECFTPMFVKHFNLQPVSKYARETWDFVNLYSKTRGVNRFPALSRALKLLRERPEVQARGVKIPDTQALDEWIARETKLGNATLKKEVEGGNVALKQVYEWSVAVNKFIEEMVYGVPPFPLFRESLLRMVEKADVIVVSQTPTEALVREWQEHHIAQYVRVICGQEMGTKTEHIKYAAGGKYPPEKMLMIGDAPGDFKAAKANGALFYPINPGNEEASWKRFYEEALDRFFNGTYAGEYEQKLIAEFDRCLPEHPAWERKV; translated from the coding sequence ATGAGTGATCCGGTACAAGCGCTGAAGGACTTGAAACCAACCAAAGCCTACTTCATCGGGATTGATTCAGATGGCTGTGTGTTTGACACGATGGAAGTGAAGCACAAGGAATGTTTCACCCCGATGTTTGTCAAACACTTCAACCTGCAGCCGGTGAGCAAGTACGCGCGTGAGACCTGGGATTTTGTGAACCTGTATTCCAAAACTCGCGGGGTAAACCGCTTCCCGGCATTGTCCCGTGCGCTCAAATTGCTGCGGGAGCGTCCGGAGGTGCAGGCGCGGGGAGTCAAGATTCCTGATACCCAGGCGCTGGACGAGTGGATAGCGCGGGAGACCAAGCTGGGCAATGCCACCCTGAAAAAAGAGGTGGAGGGCGGCAACGTTGCCCTGAAACAGGTTTACGAGTGGTCGGTGGCGGTCAACAAGTTCATCGAAGAAATGGTTTATGGCGTGCCGCCGTTTCCGCTGTTCCGCGAGAGCTTGTTGCGCATGGTGGAAAAGGCGGATGTCATAGTCGTCTCCCAAACGCCCACCGAGGCCCTCGTGCGGGAATGGCAGGAGCACCATATCGCCCAATATGTGCGCGTGATTTGCGGACAGGAAATGGGCACCAAGACCGAGCACATCAAATATGCCGCGGGCGGGAAGTACCCGCCGGAAAAAATGTTGATGATTGGAGACGCCCCCGGTGATTTCAAGGCGGCCAAGGCCAACGGCGCGTTATTTTATCCCATCAATCCCGGCAATGAGGAGGCGTCGTGGAAGCGTTTTTACGAGGAGGCGTTGGATCGCTTCTTTAATGGCACCTACGCGGGGGAGTACGAACAAAAATTAATTGCCGAATTTGATCGCTGCCTGCCGGAGCATCCGGCCTGGGAACGCAAAGTCTGA
- a CDS encoding 1-deoxy-D-xylulose-5-phosphate reductoisomerase: MKRVVLLGSTGSIGTSTLKVADDLPEHLRIVALAAGNNIQLLAEQARRYQPLAVSVADPAKAASLRATLPMPVHAGVEGLVKLATLPEADIVLIAIVGTAGLQPALAAIRAGKDIAIASKEILVMAGETVMAEARRHGVRVLAVDSEHSAIFQCLDGKPPESVRRLWLTASGGPFRNTPASEFPAITVERALQHPSWVMGRKITIDSATLFNKGLEMIEARWLFDIPMERVGVLVHPQSVIHSMVEFVDGSILAQLSTPDMCLPIQYALTYPVRLPSQRVQTDFPKIGTLTFEEPDLDRFPALRLARQAGEIGGTLPAVLNAANEVAVSAFCERRINFPQITETVARTMEAHTVCAHPDLDTILAADAWARATADEVARRLQDKAP; encoded by the coding sequence ATGAAACGGGTGGTCTTACTGGGAAGCACGGGCAGCATTGGCACCAGCACCTTGAAGGTGGCGGACGATTTGCCGGAGCACTTGCGCATTGTCGCGCTGGCCGCCGGCAACAATATTCAATTGCTGGCCGAGCAGGCCCGCCGTTACCAGCCATTGGCAGTTTCAGTGGCGGACCCCGCCAAGGCCGCCTCGCTGCGTGCCACCCTTCCCATGCCGGTGCACGCGGGGGTGGAAGGGCTGGTCAAACTGGCCACGCTGCCCGAGGCCGACATTGTGCTCATCGCCATCGTCGGCACCGCCGGCTTGCAGCCGGCCCTGGCCGCCATCCGGGCAGGCAAGGATATTGCCATTGCCTCCAAGGAAATTCTGGTCATGGCAGGCGAAACTGTCATGGCCGAGGCGCGCCGGCACGGCGTGCGAGTGCTGGCGGTGGACAGTGAACACTCGGCCATTTTTCAATGTTTGGACGGCAAGCCACCGGAATCCGTGCGCCGCCTGTGGTTGACAGCTTCCGGCGGGCCTTTCCGTAATACACCCGCCAGTGAATTTCCAGCCATCACCGTCGAGCGCGCCCTGCAACATCCCTCCTGGGTCATGGGCCGCAAAATCACCATTGATTCCGCCACCTTGTTCAATAAAGGTCTGGAAATGATTGAGGCCCGCTGGCTCTTCGACATCCCCATGGAGCGCGTCGGCGTGTTGGTGCATCCGCAGAGCGTCATTCATTCGATGGTGGAATTTGTGGATGGGTCCATTCTCGCCCAGCTTTCCACCCCCGACATGTGCCTGCCCATCCAGTATGCCCTCACCTATCCCGTGCGTCTTCCCAGTCAGCGCGTGCAAACCGATTTCCCGAAAATTGGCACCCTGACCTTTGAGGAGCCGGATTTGGACCGCTTCCCCGCCCTGCGCCTGGCCCGCCAGGCCGGCGAAATTGGCGGCACCCTCCCGGCCGTCCTCAATGCCGCCAATGAAGTCGCCGTAAGCGCCTTTTGCGAGCGGCGCATCAATTTTCCGCAAATCACCGAAACGGTGGCCCGCACCATGGAGGCGCACACGGTGTGTGCCCACCCTGATCTGGATACCATCCTCGCCGCGGATGCCTGGGCCCGGGCCACGGCGGACGAAGTGGCCCGCCGTCTGCAAGACAAAGCGCCCTGA